In Thermoproteales archaeon, the genomic window AAGCCTCAAGAGCCGCTTTAATCGACCTCGCTGCTTTACAAATTTCTTCTTTCAACTCTCCAGTTTTACGTTTCAAAGTATCCGGAACACGTCTAGCTGGTAGTTCTTCAAGCAGTTTTGGTAGTTTACCATTAGAGAAGAAGCCTAAAACCTTGTTTTTTACCAAGCTTAGGACAATATATGGCGTTTCAAAACCCCCCACTACGGCAATATAGGCTATAGAGTTAGAAGTTACTTCTATACATGATCCTTTAGAAATTGGAATTGCCCTCCATGCAGGAACTTCTGCATCATCAATTTTAACCTTGCAATCGCCAGTGATGGCTATTATCGCATCGTCATGGAATAAGAGCTTGATTTTACCGGATAGCAATTCTATAGTTCCAGCGGATTCGTCATTGTCCACGAGTAAATTAGCCAAAGAATGTAGATATGGATCTTTTGCATGGAAATGTTTATATTTACCTGTGCCGATACAGTATGAAATTTTCGCATTCTCGGCTTCGACCACGCTGGCCCGCAAAGCTGGTTCCCTCGACAATTACTTAAACATATTTCGCTAAGTGTCGTATTTAAACGTTACTTTTATAGCCATAAAATTAGGATGCTATATCTTCAAAATTATCAGATTATATTTTCCCTCCTTTTTTATATCCACTATACCTTCCTCCGACAACCTTAAAATATGCCGCCATAGAGTAGTTTTCGGTATTTCAAGCTCTCTAGCTATCTCGTGCTGGTAAGCTTTACCGCCCTTCCTTTTTAGAACTTCTACAATGTCTCTATCCACTTCAGATATCTTCTCGAATATTTTCTTTACCCTATACCTTTTTACTAAAAAGTAAGCTGATATGAAAGCTATTAAGATCATGAAAAATCCAAGCTGTAAAATTAACATGTTCTGCATCTTTTGATCTTTATCCTTACTAGGCATTATCGTGTAGGATATCGTATGGTTTCCTGGAGGCATCGTCAACACGATAAATTGATCTTTCTCTTCGATACTTAATGGAATTTCCGTAATCTCGAGTATGAACGAGTTTTTTGGCATAAAAACTGTAAAGGTTGTATTAGATTCGAGATTTATATTCCATATCTCAGCCTCTTTACTTGTTAGACTTTGAGTAGAGTAGGTTATATTGATTTTTTCAGCTCCAAAAGAGTAAACAACTAGAAAATAGCTATTTACCCCCATTTCAACATCATAATCTAAAGGTTCGTAGTTTTGATCAGTCACTGTTATCATTTCAGGTTTGCCGAGAAGGGTTACGTTTAATATGTCCAAACCTTCGCT contains:
- a CDS encoding winged helix-turn-helix transcriptional regulator → MHRIALAIVVLLIVFIMSVSAQNIEEYKFIVYDDGWVTVNMVFSSEGLDILNVTLLGKPEMITVTDQNYEPLDYDVEMGVNSYFLVVYSFGAEKINITYSTQSLTSKEAEIWNINLESNTTFTVFMPKNSFILEITEIPLSIEEKDQFIVLTMPPGNHTISYTIMPSKDKDQKMQNMLILQLGFFMILIAFISAYFLVKRYRVKKIFEKISEVDRDIVEVLKRKGGKAYQHEIARELEIPKTTLWRHILRLSEEGIVDIKKEGKYNLIILKI